One genomic window of Chitinophagaceae bacterium includes the following:
- the idi gene encoding isopentenyl-diphosphate Delta-isomerase has product MKSKKKNVELVVLVNSSGKKTGIAEKMEVHEKGWLHRAFSIFIFNSKGEMLLQQRADTKYHFGGLWTNACCSHPRPGEKITAAAKRRLMEELGISTKLSMLNSIQYCFHDSKSGLTEHEFDYILTGNYNDAIKMNPDEVKSVKWLSMTALSTELSRYPQKFTPWFKLIMRQKPLTEK; this is encoded by the coding sequence ATGAAGTCAAAGAAAAAAAATGTAGAATTGGTAGTGCTGGTAAATTCGTCTGGGAAAAAGACGGGCATTGCAGAAAAAATGGAAGTTCATGAAAAGGGATGGCTGCACCGCGCATTCAGCATTTTTATTTTTAATAGCAAGGGAGAAATGCTCTTGCAACAACGCGCGGATACCAAGTATCATTTTGGCGGATTATGGACAAATGCCTGTTGCAGTCATCCAAGACCGGGAGAAAAAATAACCGCCGCCGCGAAAAGAAGATTGATGGAAGAATTGGGAATCAGCACAAAACTCAGCATGCTCAATTCTATTCAATATTGTTTTCACGATAGTAAAAGCGGCCTTACTGAACATGAATTCGATTATATCCTGACGGGGAATTATAATGATGCCATCAAAATGAATCCAGATGAAGTGAAATCAGTAAAATGGCTGTCTATGACGGCCTTATCCACAGAACTATCGCGTTATCCACAAAAATTCACTCCCTGGTTCAAATTAATTATGCGGCAAAAACCGCTGACTGAGAAATGA